The Triticum aestivum cultivar Chinese Spring chromosome 3A, IWGSC CS RefSeq v2.1, whole genome shotgun sequence genome includes a region encoding these proteins:
- the LOC123059383 gene encoding F-box protein At5g49610-like has translation MAGGGAGSVVNEPPRRRRRDRAAVPAPIPDEVVQWEILVHVPAKELLRCRAACRSWRRLASDAAFLMAHHRRQPSLPLVFFRTRSNDYATHAVVDALGIRRTPAARRPVLGFDDYNKSHRSFTIHASCDGLLLLSLSNHRFYICNPATRQWLQLPDLTGGSVAALYPHRPSGDYRVLFWKYPDNKSCRVAYYVLTISSFQGQQRCIGLPVASPSMNKDRSWWHLQASEHPPLLLHGCLHWHAFNRKIVIFDTVAESFSWVQSPTATSLAHLLQMDGMLGNGCIDTAAMPAKTWVLEDYEAEVWSSKYGRNCRRRR, from the coding sequence ATGGCTGGCGGCGGCGCTGGATCCGTGGTGAACGAGCCGCCGCGCAGGCGCAGGCGTGACCGTGCCGCCGTCCCTGCCCCCATCCCTGACGAGGTCGTCCAGTGGGAAATCCTCGTCCACGTGCCGGCGAAGGAGCTCCTCCGCTGCCGCGCGGCCTGCCGCTCCTGGCGCCGCCTCGCCTCCGACGCCGCGTTCCTGATGGCCCACCACCGCCGCCAGCCATCGCTCCCGCTGGTCTTCTTCCGCACCAGGAGCAATGACTACGCCACCCACGCCGTGGTTGATGCCTTGGGTATCCGGCGAACCCCCGCCGCTCGCCGGCCCGTCCTCGGGTTCGACGACTACAACAAATCTCATCGTAGCTTCACCATCCACGCCTCctgcgacggcctcctcctcctttccctctCCAACCACCGCTTCTACATCTGCAACCCGGCGACGCGCCAGTGGCTGCAGCTCCCGGATCTGACCGGCGGCAGTGTCGCGGCCCTGTACCCTCACCGCCCGTCAGGCGACTACCGTGTCCTCTTCTGGAAGTATCCAGACAACAAGAGTTGCAGGGTTGCCTACTACGTCCTCACCATCAGCTCGTTCCAGGGACAACAGAGATGCATCGGGCTGCCAGTGGCCTCGCCATCCATGAACAAGGACAGGTCCTGGTGGCACCTTCAAGCCTCCGAGCACCCGCCTCTCCTGCTACATGGCTGCCTACACTGGCATGCTTTCAACAGAAAGATAGTAATTTTCGACACGGTGGCAGAGTCATTTAGCTGGGTGCAATCTCCCACAGCCACCAGCTTGGCACATCTGCTTCAGATGGATGGTATGCTCGGCAACGGCTGCATAGATACCGCTGCCATGCCCGCGAAAACATGGGTGTTGGAGGACTACGAGGCAGAAGTATGGTCGTCAAAGTACGGACGGAATTGCCGGAGGAGGAGATGA